The proteins below are encoded in one region of Macrococcus armenti:
- a CDS encoding neutral zinc metallopeptidase, producing the protein MKWQGRQGSSNVEDARGSSSGGFSGGSPMVIGGGGMGCLGIIVMIIFVLMGGNLNDLGSMMGGQESQQQTQNQQNDNGNNDVFDTGNVKTDAGNDGTATQKSLDERGQFASVVLKDTEDVWHEIFKKYDKTYTEPKLVLYSDGVRSGCGQASSQMGPFYCPVDQKVYIDLSFMDELDKKFNAPGDFAMAYVIAHEVGHHVQNELGILPKFHQLRNQLSEKEYNKYSVAVELQADYFAGVYAKHAQEMGYTDEGDLEEAIKAAHAVGDDTIQENALGRANPDTFTHGSSQERMEWFKRGYEAGDFSQGNTFKARGLEF; encoded by the coding sequence ATGAAGTGGCAAGGTAGACAAGGGAGTTCGAATGTAGAGGATGCCCGTGGTTCAAGTTCTGGAGGGTTCTCTGGTGGTAGTCCTATGGTCATCGGTGGCGGTGGTATGGGATGTCTCGGTATTATCGTAATGATTATATTTGTCTTAATGGGAGGCAATCTTAATGATTTAGGTAGTATGATGGGTGGCCAGGAATCACAACAGCAAACACAAAATCAGCAAAATGATAACGGTAATAATGATGTATTTGATACAGGTAATGTTAAAACGGATGCAGGCAATGATGGTACTGCTACTCAGAAATCATTAGATGAAAGAGGACAGTTTGCATCAGTTGTACTTAAAGATACAGAAGACGTTTGGCATGAAATCTTCAAGAAATATGATAAAACGTATACAGAACCTAAACTTGTTCTTTATTCAGATGGTGTACGTTCTGGGTGTGGTCAGGCAAGTTCACAGATGGGACCTTTTTATTGTCCTGTAGATCAGAAAGTTTATATCGATTTATCATTTATGGACGAGTTAGATAAGAAGTTCAATGCACCTGGTGACTTTGCAATGGCATATGTTATTGCACATGAAGTAGGACATCACGTTCAGAACGAACTCGGTATATTACCGAAGTTTCATCAGTTGAGAAATCAATTATCAGAGAAAGAATATAATAAGTATTCTGTTGCTGTTGAATTGCAGGCTGATTACTTTGCAGGTGTATATGCAAAACATGCACAGGAAATGGGTTACACTGACGAAGGCGATTTAGAAGAAGCGATTAAGGCTGCTCACGCTGTTGGTGATGATACGATTCAGGAGAATGCTTTAGGTCGAGCAAATCCTGATACGTTTACACACGGTTCGAGCCAGGAGCGTATGGAATGGTTTAAACGCGGTTATGAAGCTGGAGACTTCAGTCAAGGTAATACATTTAAAGCACGTGGTTTAGAATTTTAA
- a CDS encoding amidohydrolase produces the protein MKTLIYNGTIYSMRTERETFDAIVITDNKISECINVEVNLALYDHVIDLKGAVLFPGFVDTHTHLVGTGMALTSISFKGETSAQSVLDVICEATKAMDDDQFLICEGLDDNKLDRKLTINDIERVTHKKVIIKRVCRHAALVSRAVFNHFNITDNTRDISGGKYEREDGKLNGWVHDNAMEAILSVASKTDESTITQAVDKAVTAFRSVGLTGVHTEDLAYYDDFKDVLQAYKNVIHKQNPFRLNILRHTDVIEEVLDTDFEYNEYFRPDAMKFYADGALGGRTALMREPYTDDPSTSGLAIYTKSELEAKVKYAREQDIPIAVHMIGDKAVEMVLDAIEAYPIKNGRDRLIHVSFLSEDLISRMKQLPVICDIQPMFVASDFPWAIARVGHERVRYSYPWHSLLSAGIICGGGSDSPIETYNPMYGIYAAVARQSPDDTQGYNMEEALSVYDAIRLYTTEVAKVARNEDTYGTIEVGKHADFTILKQDPFKVKTEKLYEIETSCTMIDGKIVYQCEG, from the coding sequence ATGAAGACACTTATATATAACGGCACAATTTATTCGATGCGAACGGAACGTGAAACGTTTGATGCAATAGTAATTACCGATAATAAAATTTCAGAGTGTATAAACGTCGAGGTTAACCTAGCACTTTATGACCATGTTATCGATTTGAAAGGCGCAGTGCTTTTTCCGGGATTTGTAGATACGCATACACATCTTGTCGGAACTGGTATGGCGCTTACGAGTATATCCTTTAAAGGTGAAACATCGGCGCAATCGGTATTAGACGTCATTTGTGAAGCAACGAAAGCAATGGATGATGATCAGTTTCTAATATGTGAAGGACTGGACGATAACAAATTAGATAGAAAGTTAACGATCAATGATATTGAACGCGTTACACATAAGAAAGTGATAATTAAACGTGTTTGTCGTCATGCAGCACTCGTAAGTCGTGCCGTATTTAATCATTTTAATATAACTGATAATACGCGTGATATCAGCGGTGGGAAGTATGAACGTGAAGATGGTAAGCTTAATGGCTGGGTGCACGATAATGCAATGGAAGCAATCCTTTCGGTAGCATCAAAAACAGATGAATCCACTATTACGCAAGCTGTCGATAAGGCTGTAACAGCATTTCGCTCTGTTGGATTAACGGGTGTTCATACAGAAGATTTAGCTTATTATGATGACTTTAAAGATGTGCTGCAAGCGTATAAAAACGTTATTCATAAACAAAATCCATTCAGGCTTAATATATTAAGACATACTGATGTAATTGAAGAAGTGCTCGATACTGATTTTGAATATAATGAATACTTCCGCCCGGATGCGATGAAGTTTTATGCGGATGGCGCGCTTGGGGGACGTACTGCACTGATGCGAGAGCCATATACAGATGATCCGTCAACAAGTGGCTTAGCCATTTATACGAAGTCTGAACTTGAAGCGAAAGTAAAGTATGCAAGAGAACAAGACATACCTATTGCAGTGCATATGATTGGAGATAAAGCAGTTGAAATGGTGTTAGATGCAATTGAAGCTTACCCGATAAAAAATGGTCGCGATAGACTTATTCATGTGAGTTTCTTAAGTGAAGATTTAATTTCGAGAATGAAGCAGTTACCTGTCATATGTGATATACAGCCGATGTTTGTCGCATCGGATTTCCCATGGGCAATTGCGCGTGTCGGCCATGAACGCGTGCGATATAGTTATCCGTGGCACTCATTACTTAGTGCTGGAATTATTTGTGGTGGTGGTTCTGATAGTCCAATCGAAACATACAATCCGATGTATGGTATTTATGCTGCTGTAGCAAGACAATCTCCTGATGATACACAAGGTTATAATATGGAAGAAGCGTTATCCGTATATGATGCCATCAGATTATATACGACAGAAGTGGCGAAAGTTGCACGTAATGAGGATACTTACGGAACGATTGAAGTTGGGAAGCATGCCGACTTTACGATTCTGAAACAAGATCCTTTCAAAGTTAAAACAGAAAAGCTTTACGAAATCGAAACATCATGTACAATGATTGATGGGAAGATTGTATATCAGTGCGAAGGATGA
- a CDS encoding SepA family multidrug efflux transporter gives MKFKKTNISWIPLLFVLSVVIISGIAFLMMVFFGMYGLSRLLIYYRLAEFTYNETVMDNIFYYGSYLVMGYAVLFIIEYIMDELKRMSSNNKFFQGWYFHLITVSVSTLVFYFGVHINYMHIKINFIVILVIISALYYLTEVFYPDSEDLNKDNE, from the coding sequence ATGAAGTTTAAAAAAACGAATATATCATGGATACCATTATTATTTGTATTATCGGTCGTAATAATATCAGGGATAGCATTTTTAATGATGGTGTTTTTCGGTATGTATGGATTGAGCCGACTGCTTATTTATTATAGGCTCGCTGAGTTTACATACAATGAAACTGTAATGGATAATATATTTTATTATGGGTCGTATTTAGTGATGGGGTACGCTGTCCTTTTTATTATTGAATATATTATGGATGAACTAAAACGCATGTCATCTAATAATAAGTTTTTCCAGGGCTGGTATTTCCATCTCATAACTGTAAGTGTATCGACACTCGTTTTTTATTTCGGCGTACACATTAACTATATGCACATTAAAATAAACTTTATTGTCATACTCGTCATTATTAGTGCGCTCTATTATTTAACAGAAGTGTTCTATCCGGATAGTGAAGATTTAAATAAAGATAATGAATAA